The Spirochaeta lutea genomic interval CATTTTACTCTCTTTTTTTTCGTTTTGTGAAGAGCTGATTTGAAATCTCTTTCTTTCCTAATCCAGACAACCACATCTACTGCATAAAAATTAATCAAATTGGTCACAAGACCTACTAAAAATATAAGGTAATCCGATGAATTGGGCAAACCAAGTTTTTTGCATAGTCCCGTTCTCTATTTGGATCCCACCATCCTAGTTTGTTCTGGACTACCTGCTTCATGGATTTTGTTTATATCTCTATAAAAATATTGATAAACTTTTCGACATAGAGTATCCTGTCCCAGTAGTTTATGACAACTTTTGTAATGTTTACAAGCCTTGAAGGGGTAGCCTTTGTATGCCACCCTTACCCAAAGCCCCCCAGGCTTTTTGATATACAAAGACAATTTTCATAGACTATACTTTGGAAGATAGTACAAACAGGTTAATCTAGTGGAGGAGGCGCTGTGTTTCAAAAACAAATCATCATGCGGCGGGTACTGTACTCGCTTGTGCCAATTTTCCTATGGTCATTATGGCTCTACGGATGGCGTTCAGTAGCAGTTGCTGCAGTTGTTTTCGGTCTTGGGATCCTGACGGAATTCATAATGGAAAAAAGTCGGAATAAGAAAGTCAGCGAGGCTGTATTGGTCACCTCTGCCCTGCTTGCCCTGTCCCTGCCACCCGCAGTTCCGCTCTGGGTTGCAGGAATTGCCACCGTATTCGCTGTAGTCATGGGTAAGGGTGTTTATGGCGGATTCGGCAGGAACATCTTCAACCCCGCCATAACCGGACGGATTTTTACCTATATTTCCTTCCCGCTCCTAATGCAGACAACCTGGATGATTCCCGGATCTTTCGGAACCCTCGGCATCAATAGCCAAACCCAGGGAAGCTCCTGGCCTGAGGCACTCATGGTCATCGCCATTATCGCCCTCGCATATATACTAATTACCCGAAACTTCGAGAAAAAAGCCCTGGTTAAGGGAACAATCTTTGGGGGAATCGCCCTGACAATCCTAGGCTATATCCTTCTCGGCAGCCTCGGCCTTCGGGGAATGGAAATTGATGCGGTCTCCACTGCCACTCCCCTGGAGATATACCGTGGTGCCCAGGCAGCAAATCTCCCCCAGGGCACGGAATACCTCAACCAAAACTCTCTACTAAACCTCTTTTTCGGAAGAAGGGTCGGCGCCCTGGGAGAATCCTCCATTTTCCTTATTATCCTGGCGGGAATCTACCTGATCTACACCAAGACTGCTAATTGGCGAATGATTCTATCCACCCTCACCAGCGCAACCATTTTGGTGGTCATCTTCTATTTCTCAGGCCTCATGGAACAGCTGAGTCCTGCTATGAGCCCTCAGGGTAAAAGCGGAGTGGAGCATCTTGAGGTGATTCTATCGTTTTTATTCAGCGGAAGCCTCTTTTTTGTTGCCGTTTTCATGGCTACCGACCCCGTTTCCGCCCCGAATAAGAAAATCAGCCAGTATATCTATGGTGTAATCATCGGAAGTGTAACCATCCTGATTCGTGTGTTCTCCGGTTTTCCCGAGGGAACGAGCTTCGGTATCCTGTTAGCCAATACCTTTGCCAGCCTCCTGGATGAAATTATTCCAGCTCAAAAAAAGAAGGCCGCAAAGAAACCGGCTAAGACCGCATCAAAGGCTTAGGAGGGAGGATATGGATAAAAACGGATTAGTATACACCATCATATTTTCATTTCTGGTAACCTTCGGATTTGTATTCCTTCTGGCCCTCGCCAATGAAGGAACCCGTACCATCGTGGAAGAAAACGCCAAGGTTGCTGACTACCAAGCCGTTCTCACCGCCCTTGGTATGGAGTATGAAGTAGGCAATAACCAGGACATCATCCAGAAATATCAGCAGGTTTCCGATGTTACCGATACCTACGGATCATCCGACGGAAGCACCCTGTACCGTGCAGAAGTTGAAAACCAGGAACGCTACGCCTTGAGAACCCAAGGCTCCGGGCTCTGGGGCACCATTGAACTAGTGTTAGGGTTTGATTCCAGCCTGAGAACCTTCTCCGGTCTTGAGATCATTTCTCACAACGAAACCCCGGGCCTGGGTGGACGGATTGATGAATCCTGGTTCAAGGAACAGTTCGTAAATCAGCAGATTCCGGGAGAGAGCCGGCTGTCTTTTAAGCAGGGCACCGGGAGCGGCGATCCGAATAAAAACGATAGCGGTGTGGATGCCATTACGGGAGCAACCCGGACAAGCGAAAGCATGGACACAATAATTAACCGCGCCATCGACCGAATGCGTCAGATTTTGGGAGGTAAATCATGAGTGAGGCTAAGGCCATCCTAAAGAATAATATTTGGGAGAATAATCCCATATTGATCCAAATATTGGGGATCTGTTCCACCTTGGCGGTAACCAACCTACTCACCAATACACTCATCATGACAATTGGAGTTACCTTTGTTACCGCCCTGTCGAGTTTTACTATTTCCATCATCAAGAAAATGATCCCCCGGAAGGTCCGGATGATCGTACAAACCCTTGTCATCGCGTTTTATGTAATCATCGTAGACATCCTGCTTAAGGCCTACGCTCCGGAAATTAGCAAAAACCTCGGCCCCTATGTCGGACTGATTATTACAAACTGTATCATCATGGGAAGGGCGGAGGCCTTCGCCCAATCAAATCCCCCCCTCATATCCTTCTGGGACGGATTTACCAGCGGGCTCGGGTACATGTCCGTGCTCATGCTTCTTGCGTTTGTTCGGGAGCTGCTGGGCTTTGGAACCTTATTCGGGTTCCGGGTAATGCCCATGGAGTTTACAAACGGAGGATACAATTGGACCATTATGGTTATGGCGCCGAGTGCCTTCTTCCTGGTAGGGATTCTACTCTGGATTGCAAAGGAGACTATGTTGAAACAAGAGACCGGAGGTGATAAATGAGTCCTGTAATAAGTCCTTTTTCATTATTTTTTGCATCGATTCTTACATCAAATATCCTGTTAGCGAATTTCTTAGGGATGTGCTCCTTCATTTCCATCTCAAAGGATATGAAGTCATCCAACGGGCTGGGGATGGCGGTAACGGTGGTGCTGGTTATCACCGGCATGGCCAACTGGGCTGTGCTCCATTTTATTTTGATACCCCTCGGACTAGAATACCTCAGGTACATCGTATTCATCGTGGTAATCGCCGCGGTTGTACAGATTCTCGAGATGGTGATCGACCGGGTCAGCCCGGCTCTGTATATGAGTCTGGGAATATTTCTCCCCCTCATTACCGTTAACTGCGCGATTCTCGGGGTAGCCCTATTCATTGAAATTCGAAATTACAGCTTCATACAAAGCGTCATATACAGCCTGGGTTCGGGCCTTGGCTGGTGGTTAGCCATCATGGCCCTTTCTGCGATTCGAAAGAAGGTTGATAAGGCACCGGTGCCGGCGGGATTGCAAGGACCGGGAATCACCATGATTACAATTGGATTCATGGCTATGGCATTTATCGGATTCTCCGGCATGCTACAGGTTCAATAAGGAGGATTTGGTGAACATTGCAACACTATTTCTAGCACCCCTTTCACTCGGCGTCATTAGTGCTGTTCTTGGTGCTCTCATCTCTATAACTGACAGAATTGTGAACAACTACGGAGATGTGGTGATAGATATTAATAGCGGCAAAAAAGATCTTAACGTCAAAGGCGGTAGTCCCCTCCTATTAAGTCTGGCTGAACAAGATATTTTTGTTCCGTCGGCCTGCGGGGGCCGTGGAAGCTGCGGAGCTTGTAAGGTCAAGGTTCTATCCGATGTAGGCCCCCACCTCCCGACGGAAACCCCGTACCTGACAAAGGAGGAGCAGGCAGAGAATATCCGGCTCAGCTGTCAGGTTAAGGTCAAGCAGAGCCTGGAGATTGAGATTCCCGAGGAACTCTTCAACATTCAAAAGCTCACCACAAAGGTGAAAAAAATCACCGACGTGACCCACGACATCAAGGAAGTCCTGTTAGAACTTCCTGAAGGAACCGACCTGCAGTATCAACCCGGACAATACGGCCAGTTCGAGGTTCCTCCTTATAATAAGATTAAGGAACGGACTCAACGGGCATACAGTTTCAGTTCCAACCCTAACGATAAAAACCACCTCGAATTTCTCATTCGGCTGGTCCCCGGGGGAATTGTCACTACCTACGTGCATGAGCACCTCCAAGAGGGACAGAGTATCAATGTCGTGGCTCCGGTGGGTGATTTCAAGGTACAGAAGACCGATGCTCAAATGATCTGCGTCGCCGGCGGATCGGGAATGGCTCCCTTTAAGTCAATTTTCTCTCACATGGTAGACACCGGAGAGATCGAAAACCGGGAGGTGTGGTACTTCTTCGGGGCCAGAACCACCAAGGATTTGTTTTACCTGGAGTGGCTCGCCGACCTGGAGAAGAAGTACAAGAACTTTCACTTTATCCCCGCCCTCTCTGAACCAGAAGAGAATGCCGATTGGAAGGGTGAAACCGGCCTCATAACCGAAGTACTGAAGTCCTACCTGGAAACCAAGATCGATACCGAAAAAACCAAGGAAGGCTATCTCTGCGGTAGCCCGGGAATGCTCGATGCGTGTATGATCGTGATGAGGCAATTCGGTATGGATGAGAACAAGATCTACTTCGATAAGTTCGCATAAGGAGGCGCTTCCATGAAGATGACACCCGAATATCAGAAGGCACAGCAGAATATGCAGGCTGGTGTAATCACTGCGGATGGGTTCCTCGGTGATGACCGGAGGCCTCTTTTGGATATAATCGAGCATGATGAGGAGACTATGAAGGAGCTCGATCTGGATTTTGAGATTCTCACCGCCAGAATGCGCTACCTCATGGAGGAAGGTCGTAAAGGCTTGGGAGAACCGGTGACCATCGACAATAAATGGATTGTCAGGGTTGACGAGGCCCGGGGGTATCTCCCCTCTCCCTTTGAGGACGGAATATTCCGAAAAGTGAACGCCGAGGTAGAGCTTTTAGTGGATGGCAAAGCCAGCGGTAAAACCTTGGTGTATACCGAGATGAGTCTCCATCTGATTGAGAAATACCACTTTTTTGAGGGCAAGGGCTCTCCGTTCCGCCTTGAACCGCTGCATGCCAAAGCCATCCTCGGATTATAGTCGCCCGCCCTATTCTTCCTGGGTATTTTCCCCCAGGAAGAATAGCTTCCCCTCAGCTGAGAAAATTTTTCTAATACCACCCTTGATAATGATCCTAAGAGTCTTACACTTAACTGTATATTTACAGTGGGAGAACCATGGAAAAGCTCCGTATTTCTATTGTTGAAGACGAACGCATAATTGCCTTGGATCTACAGCGTCATCTAGAACGCCTTGGGTATCAGGTGGTCGGCATCTATTCATCCGGGGAGGAGATTATATCCGCCTTCCAACACTCCCAGTCAAGTTTGCCGGATATTGTACTCATGGATATTATGCTAGGTACAGGAATGAACGGTATTGAATGTGCCTGCATTCTAAAGAAAGATCATCTTCTACCGGTGGTGTTTCTTACAGCCTTCGCAGATTCACAAACCCTAGATGCTGCCAAGGCGGCTGAACCCTACGGTTACATCCTAAAACCATTTCGTGATAGAGAACTTCAAAGCACCCTGGAAATCGCCGCCTACAAACATAAGAGCACCATTTCAGAAAAGCAAAAACACGGGATCATTGAATCAATACTGAACAATGCTCAGGAAGGTATAGTCCTAATAGATAACCAGTTTCTCGTTGAGTATGTAAACAACACAATCTTGGAAATGTTGGACATGCCGGGAGAGCCGGATCATTACATAGGCACGCCTGTTCAGGAACAGTTTCAGCTTTTTTACCCACGAACCCTCCAGCCCATAGATATTCAAGGATTAGTGGCAAACTCGCTAACCCTGCCACATTTTATTCCCGAGCTGGTATGTTTTGATAGTTCAAAACATACCCGCACTGTATCCCTCCGGCTGGGAAGCATTGGCGGCGTATCACCAAAATCCGGCATCATTCTCACCCTTCTGGACCTGACAGAAATTAAAGAACTCACCCGTTCGGTAGAGTACCAACAGCGACATGATTCCCTCACCGGCTTGCCTAATCGGCAGAGCTTTATTCAAATTCTCAATGGAATTTTATCCCAGGATCCTGCCCCCTCGGAGCTGAGCAATTCCAAGGTAATACTGGTGAACCTGGACAAGTTTCGAGTCCTCAACGAGGTCTGCGGGCACATCGCCGGAGATCATCTGCTCCGGGAGGTTGCTGCTAGCCTTGAAGTATTGGGCATGCAGTATCAGGCTTACACTGCACGGATCGGTTCCGACGAATTCGCCCTGTTGTGTTCCTCCAGGGAACAGGCACTCGAGCAATCCATTCTCCAGGAAATTGCAAAAACCTTTGTCTGGGATGGTCAGGAATTTTTTATAACACCCAGCATCGGTGTTGTTGGCCTTGACGATGTGAACCCGGATCCGAAGGGCATTTTGGCAGCTGCTGATGAGGCGTGCAGCATGGTGAAACAGCGCGGGGGCAATGCCATTGAGTACTTCCAGGCAAATCAACAGCGCAGTGAGAAGATTCGTGGTGAGGCCTTATGGGTTACTAGAATTATTCGAGGATTACAGGAACAGAGGTTCCTTCTCTACGGCCAGACCATTAACCCCTTAAAGCCCGAGTTCCCGTTAAAGCAGGAGGTCCTGCTCCGACTGCGGGAAAATCAAGATACGATAATCGGTCCCGGGGCATTCATCGGAGCAGCGGAGCGCTACAACATTATGCCCAGCATAGACCTTTGGGTACTTACCACAACCCTGGAATACCTGACACATAAGAAAAACCCCGAACGGTGTATCCACTGTGTTAATCTCAGCGGCAATTCCCTCCAGGATACCGCCACTGCAACAACCTTGTTATCGGTACTCTCGAAATTTCCCGATCTCTGTACCAGTATTTGTCTAGAGATTACAGAAACCTGTGCAATCCAAAACTTTGACAGGGTTATTGGGTTTATGACAGAAGCAAGGGACATGGGTATCCAATTTGCATTAGATGACTTCGGCAATGGATTCTCATCCTTCGGGTATCTCAAACGGCTTCCCGTTTCTGTCTTAAAAATTGACGGCTCGTTTGTGCGGGATATCGATCGCGACTCGAAGAACCTCGCCATGGTAACCGCTATCAATAATATCGGTCATGACCTCGGCATGCGGACAGTGGCGGAATTCGTATCAAGCCGGCCCGTTCTCGATCTCCTGCACACCATCGGCGTGGACTACGCCCAGGGATACCATATTTCAGAACCTTCTCCCCTTACTGAACCTTGATTTTTATACGATAAAATCGTATTTTAATTCGAGAAATCTGACAATAAGGGTACATCATTCATGACAAACCAAGTCCAGCGTTTTCTTTCTCCGGCGTATTCGATTCTCCTCGGGGGATTAAAACACTCTGGTAAAACCTCGGTGGGTCAGCAATTATCTTCTATGCTCAAGGCCGACTGGGTTGATTTGGATGATGTAATAACCAAAACCTACCTTGGAAGGACGGGTGATACCATACCGGACGGTGTGTTCCCTCCCCGGCACATGGTGAGTACCCTCGGTGCTGAGGGGTTCCAGGCATTGGAAGCCGAGGTACTCCATGGGTTTTTAGCGCAAAAATCGGAGCAGGCAGATGATCGGATGCCAGACGCCGGTCTCCAGCTCCTAAGCCTTGGAGGCGGAACCCTTTCGAATCCCCGAATTCATTCTACCATTACCACGTATAAACCTGGTATCTTATTTATCGATGGGGATGAAGAGGTGCTTTATGGGCGGATACGCGATGGTGGGCTACCGGCCTTCTTGGAGGGCGACGATCCGAGGGAGCGCTGGTCTCGTATTTACGCTAGGCGTCGCAGAGATGCCCGGAGGTTGGCAGATATGATCATTGAGGTGAAAGACGAATCAATTGACGATATAGTACAAAAGTGTTTAATCACCCTGGAGGAGTACATACATGGCAGGAAATAGTTTTGGGCAGGTGTTTCGTATTACAACCTTTGGCGAGTCCCATGGAGGGGCTGTGGGTGTTGTACTGGACGGAGTCACACCGGGAGTGCCTATAACCGTTGAAGAAATTCAGCAACAATTAGATCGGCGGAAGCCGGGGCAGTCCTCAATCACCACTCCCCGGGCAGAACCCGACAAGGTCTCGATACTATCAGGGATTTTTGAGGATCACACCACCGGAACCCCCATGCTGATGATTTTATACAATCGGGACTTTGAGCCTACGGCATACCTGGATATTAAAGACCTGTTTCGACCCGGCCATGCAGACTTTTCATACACCCAAAAGTACGGGTTTCGCGATTGGCGCGGGTCCGGCAGGGCCAGCGGCCGGGAGACGGCCGGAAGGGTTGCCGCTGGGGCT includes:
- a CDS encoding RnfABCDGE type electron transport complex subunit D; its protein translation is MFQKQIIMRRVLYSLVPIFLWSLWLYGWRSVAVAAVVFGLGILTEFIMEKSRNKKVSEAVLVTSALLALSLPPAVPLWVAGIATVFAVVMGKGVYGGFGRNIFNPAITGRIFTYISFPLLMQTTWMIPGSFGTLGINSQTQGSSWPEALMVIAIIALAYILITRNFEKKALVKGTIFGGIALTILGYILLGSLGLRGMEIDAVSTATPLEIYRGAQAANLPQGTEYLNQNSLLNLFFGRRVGALGESSIFLIILAGIYLIYTKTANWRMILSTLTSATILVVIFYFSGLMEQLSPAMSPQGKSGVEHLEVILSFLFSGSLFFVAVFMATDPVSAPNKKISQYIYGVIIGSVTILIRVFSGFPEGTSFGILLANTFASLLDEIIPAQKKKAAKKPAKTASKA
- a CDS encoding FMN-binding protein is translated as MDKNGLVYTIIFSFLVTFGFVFLLALANEGTRTIVEENAKVADYQAVLTALGMEYEVGNNQDIIQKYQQVSDVTDTYGSSDGSTLYRAEVENQERYALRTQGSGLWGTIELVLGFDSSLRTFSGLEIISHNETPGLGGRIDESWFKEQFVNQQIPGESRLSFKQGTGSGDPNKNDSGVDAITGATRTSESMDTIINRAIDRMRQILGGKS
- a CDS encoding NADH:ubiquinone reductase (Na(+)-transporting) subunit D codes for the protein MSEAKAILKNNIWENNPILIQILGICSTLAVTNLLTNTLIMTIGVTFVTALSSFTISIIKKMIPRKVRMIVQTLVIAFYVIIVDILLKAYAPEISKNLGPYVGLIITNCIIMGRAEAFAQSNPPLISFWDGFTSGLGYMSVLMLLAFVRELLGFGTLFGFRVMPMEFTNGGYNWTIMVMAPSAFFLVGILLWIAKETMLKQETGGDK
- a CDS encoding Rnf-Nqr domain containing protein — translated: MSPVISPFSLFFASILTSNILLANFLGMCSFISISKDMKSSNGLGMAVTVVLVITGMANWAVLHFILIPLGLEYLRYIVFIVVIAAVVQILEMVIDRVSPALYMSLGIFLPLITVNCAILGVALFIEIRNYSFIQSVIYSLGSGLGWWLAIMALSAIRKKVDKAPVPAGLQGPGITMITIGFMAMAFIGFSGMLQVQ
- a CDS encoding NADH:ubiquinone reductase (Na(+)-transporting) subunit F gives rise to the protein MNIATLFLAPLSLGVISAVLGALISITDRIVNNYGDVVIDINSGKKDLNVKGGSPLLLSLAEQDIFVPSACGGRGSCGACKVKVLSDVGPHLPTETPYLTKEEQAENIRLSCQVKVKQSLEIEIPEELFNIQKLTTKVKKITDVTHDIKEVLLELPEGTDLQYQPGQYGQFEVPPYNKIKERTQRAYSFSSNPNDKNHLEFLIRLVPGGIVTTYVHEHLQEGQSINVVAPVGDFKVQKTDAQMICVAGGSGMAPFKSIFSHMVDTGEIENREVWYFFGARTTKDLFYLEWLADLEKKYKNFHFIPALSEPEENADWKGETGLITEVLKSYLETKIDTEKTKEGYLCGSPGMLDACMIVMRQFGMDENKIYFDKFA
- a CDS encoding two-component system response regulator; protein product: MEKLRISIVEDERIIALDLQRHLERLGYQVVGIYSSGEEIISAFQHSQSSLPDIVLMDIMLGTGMNGIECACILKKDHLLPVVFLTAFADSQTLDAAKAAEPYGYILKPFRDRELQSTLEIAAYKHKSTISEKQKHGIIESILNNAQEGIVLIDNQFLVEYVNNTILEMLDMPGEPDHYIGTPVQEQFQLFYPRTLQPIDIQGLVANSLTLPHFIPELVCFDSSKHTRTVSLRLGSIGGVSPKSGIILTLLDLTEIKELTRSVEYQQRHDSLTGLPNRQSFIQILNGILSQDPAPSELSNSKVILVNLDKFRVLNEVCGHIAGDHLLREVAASLEVLGMQYQAYTARIGSDEFALLCSSREQALEQSILQEIAKTFVWDGQEFFITPSIGVVGLDDVNPDPKGILAAADEACSMVKQRGGNAIEYFQANQQRSEKIRGEALWVTRIIRGLQEQRFLLYGQTINPLKPEFPLKQEVLLRLRENQDTIIGPGAFIGAAERYNIMPSIDLWVLTTTLEYLTHKKNPERCIHCVNLSGNSLQDTATATTLLSVLSKFPDLCTSICLEITETCAIQNFDRVIGFMTEARDMGIQFALDDFGNGFSSFGYLKRLPVSVLKIDGSFVRDIDRDSKNLAMVTAINNIGHDLGMRTVAEFVSSRPVLDLLHTIGVDYAQGYHISEPSPLTEP
- a CDS encoding shikimate kinase, which produces MTNQVQRFLSPAYSILLGGLKHSGKTSVGQQLSSMLKADWVDLDDVITKTYLGRTGDTIPDGVFPPRHMVSTLGAEGFQALEAEVLHGFLAQKSEQADDRMPDAGLQLLSLGGGTLSNPRIHSTITTYKPGILFIDGDEEVLYGRIRDGGLPAFLEGDDPRERWSRIYARRRRDARRLADMIIEVKDESIDDIVQKCLITLEEYIHGRK